From the genome of Porphyromonadaceae bacterium W3.11:
GGTTGAGGTGGAAGATATTCCTTCAGTGCGTGGTAACATGCATAAGGTTCGTCACCTTATCCAAATAATCGAAGAGTAATACGATATTGTTTATGGCCATGCCATAAATGAGTCTAAAAATATAAGAGATTTGATATTGATATGAACCTATCCAATTTGAAACCTGCTGCTGGATCTACTAAATCTCGTAAGAGAATTGGTCGAGGTGAAGGTAGTGGTATGGGAGGAACTTCTACAAGAGGTCATAAAGGGGCTAAGAGCCGCTCTGGATACTCTAGGAAGTTTGGCTTTGAGGGGGGCCAGATGCCTCTTCAGAGAAGAGTGCCTAAATTTGGCTTTCGTAATCCTAATAGAATAGAATATGCTCCAGTTAATCTTTCTACCCTTACAGAGGTTGCTGAATCTTTGAACGTAACAGAGATTACTGTAACTGAATTAGTGAAGGCTGGCAAGGTGCATAAAGATGCTAGGATTAAGATCTTAGGTAACGGAGAAGTAAAGAGTGCTCTGAAAGTAACGGCACATGCAGCATCAGCATCAGCTAAGGATGCTATTGAGAAAGCTGGCGGAGAAATCATTTTTCTATAATAAGTGAGATAAAGTACTGATGAAATTTATTCAAACGCTCAGAAATATCTGGAAGATAGAGGACTTAAGAAGCCGTATCATGACTACGGTTTGGTTAATTGTAATCTATCGACTAGGCACTCAGATCGTATTACCGGGGATTGACCCTTCAACGCTCGTGGCGTTAAAAAATCAAACCCGTGGTGGTGTGCTTGCTTTGCTGGATATGTTTTCCGGAGGTGCTTTTAGTAACGCCTCTATTATGGCATTAGGTATCATGCCTTATATCTCTGCGTCAATTGTGATGCAGTTATTGGGTATTGTATGGCCTAAGATCCAAAAGATGCAAAGAGAGGGTGAAAGCGGTCGTCGTAAGATCAATCAGTGGACACGTTATCTTACTATTATAATTCTTCTTATTCAAGGACCTATCTATTTACTTAACCTAAATAAACAACTTCTCGTTGCAGGAAGTGCTATGCCTAGCGGTATTATGTTTAGTCTTTCGTGCACTTTAATAATGGCAGCAGGTTCTATGTTTACACTTTGGTTAGGTGAACGTATTACAGATAAGGGTATTGGTAATGGAGTTTCATTCATTATCTTAGTAGGTATTTTGGCTAGATTACCTCAGTCATTGGTAAATGAGTTTATTCTTCGTTTCCAAAACCCTGGTGGTATCTTCCTATTTGTACTTGAATTGCTTATACTCTTATTCGTGATCGCTGGTGCTATTTTACTTGTTCAGGGAACTCGTCGAGTGCCTGTACAGTATGCTCGTCGTACAGTAGGTAATCGTATGTATGGTGGGGCTCGTCAGTATATTCCACTTAAGGTAAATGCTGCTAACGTGATGCCGATCATTTTTGCTCAGGCTATCATGTTTATACCAGTAACATTAGTTGGTTATCAAACTACTTCCTCTTTTTGGCAAGGGTTTGTAACTGGTCAGAGTTTCTGGTATAACTTTATTTTTGCGGCCATGATTATTCTCTTTACCTATTTTTATACTGCGGTTACTATTAATCCTGGGCAGATGGCAGATGACTTGAAGCGTTCAAATGGTTTTGTTCCTGGTGTAAAGCCTGGTAAGGCAACAAAGGATTATTTAGATAATGTGATGAGTAAAATTACATTACCAGGTGCCTTATTCCTTGCTATCGTGGCTATTTTACCAGCTTTTGCAAGATTATTTGGAGTTTCTCCAGAGTTCTCTCAATTTTTCGGAGGTACTTCATTGATCATCCTTGTAGGAGTTGTATTAGATACACTTCAGCAGGTTGAGAGTCATCTTCTTCAGCATCACTACGATGGTTTGCTTGAAACAGGTCATATTAAAGGCCGTGCAGGAAATATGTACTGATTCTAAATTTGGAGATTTCCATTTTTGTAATTAATTTTTAAAGCTCATGCTACAACGGGAACAAATAATACTAAAAAGCTCAGAAGAGATCGACAAGCTTTACAAGGCAAATCAACTTGTAGGTAAGACTCTTGGTGAGTTGGCAAAACATATTAAGCCAGGTGTCACTACTAAACAACTGGATACTATCGCCTATGATTTCATTAAGGATCATGGAGCTGAGCCAGCATTTTTAGGTTATAATGGTTTTCCGGGAAGTATATGCACATCTATTAATGAATATATTGTTCATGGAATTCCCTCGGACAGTGTAGTTCTTAAAGACGGTGATATTATTAGCGTTGACTGTGGTACATTTATTGATGGCTTTGTCGGAGATAGCGCATTTACATTCCCTGTTGGCGAAATAAGTCAAGAGGTGGCAGGTTTACTTAACACTACTAAAGATTCTTTGTATAAGGGTATCGAGGCAGTTCAAGTAGGTCGTAGAATTGGCGATATTGGTCATGCAGTACAGAGCTATTGTGAGGAGCGTGGTTATTCCGTTGTCCGTGAATTTACGGGTCACGGTATAGGTCGCGTTATGCACGAGTCACCTAGTGTGCCAAATTATGGACGACGTGGTAGAGGTCCAGTAATAGAAGAGGGCCTATGCATTTGTATTGAACCGATGATTAATCTTGGCAGTAAGAACGTTGTTATGTATGACGATGGCTGGACAGTTCGCACGAAAGATAGAAAACCATCGGCTCATTATGAGCATTGTATAGCCGTAGTGGATGGGCGAGCAAAGATCATGAGCAGCTTTGATTACGTATATGAGACATTAGGCTGCGAAAGTTTTTAATGATATTAATTACAGTAAGAATTTAGAATTTTTTTAAGGAAGGAGAAAGATAACCTATTTATGGCAAAACAACCAGCAATAGAATTAGATGGAGTCATAGTTGAAGCTCTCTCAAACGCAATGTTTAAGGTGGAGCTTGATAATGGCCATCAGATAACAGCACATATCTCTGGCAAGATGCGCATGCACTACATACGCATCTTACCCGGAGACCGGGTAAAGGTAGAAATGTCCCCTTATGATTTAACTAAAGGGCGTATATCATACCGCTATAAGTAAAGGATCTAAAGAAATTCGAATTAATAATCTCCTTTCTGTGAAGAACTATTCTTTAAGAGAGGATTAGAGAGAATAAAAATGAAGGTTAGAACATCACTTAAGAAGCGTACCCCAGACTGCAAGATTGTTCGTAGAAAAGGACGCCTCTATATTATCAATAAGAAGAATCCTAAATTCAAGCAACGTCAGAATTAATTTTCTGAATGCTTGGTAAGGATGTTTTCTTGATTGACGAGAAAAATCATACACAGTTACAAGTAACTAACTATACAATAACATTATATGGCAATTAGAATTGTTGGGGTTGACCTGCCACAAAATAAGCGTGGTGCTATTGCTTTGACTTATATCTACGGAGTAGGTCGCAGCAGAGCTATTACCATTCTTGAGAATGCAGGAGTTGACCAAGACATCAAAGTTAAGGATTGGACAGATGACCAAGCCGCTGCTATCCGTGAGGAGATTACTTCTAATTTTAAAGTAGAAGGTGATCTTCGTAGTGAGACTCAGCTTAATATTAAACGCCTTATGGACATAGGCTGCTATCGTGGTGTGCGTCATCGTATTGGTCTCCCTCTTAGAGGTCAGAGTACTAAGAATAATGCTCGTACGCGAAAAGGTCGTAAAAAGACCGTCGCTAATAAGAAAAAGGCTACTAAGTAATTTTAGAGAAAAAGTATGGCAAAGAAATCAGTTGCTAAGAAGAGAAAAGTTCAAGTGGATGCTATTGGGCAAGCACATATTCACTCTTCCTTCAATAATATAATTATAACCCTTACCAATAATCAAGGGCAAGCTATTTCTCAGTCGAGTGCTGGTAAAATGGGCTTTCGTAGCTCTAAGAAAAACACTCCTTATGCAGCACAAATGGCAGCACAAGATTGTGCTAAAGTTGCATACGATGCAGGCTTGAGAAAGGTAACAGTTTACGTTAAAGGTCCAGGTAATGGACGTGAAAGCGCAATTCGTACTATTCATGGTGCAGGTATCGAAGTGATGGAGATTGTTGATGTCACTCCAATGCCACACAATGGATGTCGTCCTCCTAAGCGTCGTAAGCCTTAATCGGTTTGACGTTTGTCCTATCATTTTTAAATGAGGGACTCACTCGCTCGATTTAATGAGACTTTTACGCAGATTTTAGGGCTAATCTAGCTATTTAATGCAGAGTGGTTGCCAGTGAAAGCACTACTCTTAATGATTTCCCGACGCGGCTGTGCGTAACAATGTTTCATGGTATAATAGAGATATGTAAATATTATTTAGTGTCATCCACTTTGTATAAGATTCGAGTGGTGACCACAATGTTTTATTAATTACAAACATGGCAAGATACACAGGCCCAAAAGCCAAAGTAAACCGTAAGTTTGGTGAATCCATCTTCGGTAATGTAAAAAGTAAAAAGGACTACCCTCCAGGCCAGCATGGTAATTCACGCCGTCGCAAAACGTCTGAGTATGGGTTGCAGCTGCGCGAGAAACAAAAAGCTAAGTACACCTATGGCGTTCTTGAACGTCAGTTCCGTAACCTTTATGAGCGTGCTTCACGTATGCCTGGGGTTCGTGGTGAAGTGCTTATTCAGCTTTTAGAGCGCCGTCTTGATAATGTGGTATATCGTCTAGGTATTGCACGTACTCGTAATGCTGCACGTCAGCTTGTTAATCACGGACATATTGTGGTGGATGGACAAGTTGTGGACATTCCATCATACACATTGTCTCCAGGACAAGTAGTAGGGGTGCGTGAGCGTTCTAAGTCGTTAGTGATTGTAGCTGATGCTGTACAAGGACTAAGCCACAATCAATATCCATGGCTTCAGTGGGATGCTGCTTCACTAAGTGGTACATTCCTACACATTCCAGAGCGTGCGGATATTCCTGAGACTATTAAGGAGCAACTTATCGTTGAGTTGTATTCTAAGTAATCCCCCAACCTATATATTTTTATACAGAATAAGAAGAAGAGAATATGGCTTTAATTGCATTTCAAAAACCAGACAAAGTACTTATGCTTGAATCGACGCCTACTCATGGCAAGTTCGAGTTTAAGCCCCTTGAGCCAGGCTATGGGATGACCATAGGTAACGCTCTTCGTCGAATATTACTGTCATCTCCAGAGGGTTTTGCTATCAATTCTATTAAGATTGATGGTGTTAATCATGAATTTGACAGTGTGCCGGGGGTCGTAGAGGATGTTACTAATATTATCCTCAACCTAAAAAAAGTTAATCTGAAGCAGATTGTTCCAGGAGAAAATGAAGAGGTTGTTACCATTAATATTAATGGCAAGAAACAAGAAACATTTTCAGGACAAGACATTTCTGAGGCTCTATCAAACTTTGATGTGCTTAATAAAGATCTAGTTATTTGTACTCTGGATAAGTCTGCTAATCTTCAAATTCAACTTTCGATAGATAAAGGTAGAGGTTGGATGGCAGCAGAAGAGATCGCCGAATCTTTCGATGATCCACAGCAAATTGCTATTGATGCTATTTATACCCCAATTACCAACGTGAAGATTTCCGTTGAAAATACTCGTGTAGAGCAAAAGACTGACTATGATCGTCTTTTAATCGAAGTGGACACCAACGGTTCTATAGCACCCAAAGAAGCATTAAAAGATGCTGCATCTATTCTTATTAAGCACTTTGCTCTTTTCAGTGATGAGAGTATTGATATTGAGCTTGAGTCTGAGGCAGTAGAAGAAGTTTTTGATGAAAATGCGATTATGATGCGTCAGCAACTTAAGACTAAGCTTGCTGATGTAGAACTTTCTGTTAGAGCTCTTAATTGTCTGCGTGCCGCAGATGTTGAGACTATCGGCGACTTGGTTCAGTATAATCGTAATGAACTTTTGAAGTTCCGCAACTTTGGTAAAAAATCTCTCACCGAGGTAGAAGATCTACTTAGTACATTAGGGCTGACCTTTGGCATGGATATTTCAAAGTACAAACTTGATAAAGAGTAATACGACAAAATAATGAGACACAATAAGAAGTTTAATCACCTCTCACGTACTGCAGCACACCGTAAGGCTATGCTCTCAAATATGGCAAATTCACTTATTACTCATAAGCGAATTTTCACTACATTACCTAAGGCTAAGGCATTAAGGGTATATGTAGAGCCAATTATCAGCAAATCAAAAGAAGATACCGTACACTCACGTCGTATGGCATTCCAGAAGCTACAAAACCATGCTACTGTGAATGAGCTTTTTACTGTAGTTGCTGAAAAGGTAGCAAATAGACCTGGTGGATACACACGTATTCTAAAGACTGGTCACCGTCAAGGTGATGACGCTATGATGTGCCTTATCGAGTTAGTGGATTTCAATGAAAACCGTATTAAGGAAGATAAGAAATCTACATCTGGTAAGCGTACTCGTCGCTCTCGCCGCAGTAAGGGTAATTCAGAGACTGCTGCTCCTGTAGCAAACAATGAAGCTCCAGCTAAGGAAGAGGCTAATTCAGAAGAGTAAAGATCAAGTCCTTGTTTATTAATAGGACTGCGACATAACCCTAATGTAAGGGTTTATTGATTTAAAGTGAAGTCACTGCTAGGATTTTTTACTAGCGGTGACTTTTTAATTTTAACAAAGAAAACATTCTTGGGACTTACACACTTTTTCGGGATAGTATCAGGCCAGGTAGTGTCCCCAAAAGTGTGTACGGCAGAGGTAGTGTCCCCAAAAGTGTGTACGGCAGAATGCGTCTCTGAAAAGCAAACCTACATATTTTTTCGCTTTGTTTTCCATAAACATTAAAGATAGACCAATAAAGAATTAAGGCAAGGCTGTCGTAGCACCGCGGAGACACCGCCTTGCCGTATTCTTTTAGGTTGATATCTTTGTGTTGGAAAATAAAGCACATTGTTGTTATTTACTTTTCATTGTTCTTCCTAAGTCCAAGAGTTAGATCTCCTATTCTTTTCTTCAGATAGTTTGCATTGATTGCAATACTACCTATCAAGTGTAGAGCGGATTCTACGCTAGGTAATGCACATTTATATCGAGCCCCTTTCTTTACCTGTCTATTGAAGCGTTCTATCCAGTTAGTACTATGAATGTACTTGCGAACACTGACGTCGTATTTTAGGTATGTGAAGTAATACTCTATCCTCTGACCGTTAGCTATTTTTGTGAGAAAAGGATAGCTCTTACGCCATCTGAACGCAAAGTTTTTAAAGCTCTCTAGGCCATCTAAAGGTGAGCTTCTTGAGCCGTCTTTACTAAAGACCTCCTGTAGATCACTTGCGATGGCTGACTTATCTCGAGGGCGTATCTTTCGAGTTATTTCTCGCTGTAGATGCACCGTGCAGAGCTGGACTTCCACTTCTGTAAAGTGCTCACATGCAACCTCTTCAATGTTATTCAACCCGTCTGAAATGATTAGTCCTACCTCTTCGAGTCCTCGGCTTTTTAGATCCTCAAAAAACTCGCCCCAGATGCCGCTTCCCTCTGTTGGATTATTATAGACACCCACGATGTCTCGACGTCCTTCGCTATCTAAACTCATCACTACAAAAAATGCCTCCTTGCTCACACTTTCTCCTCTCCGTACAGGAAGATATGTAGCATCGATAACAAGTGCCTCTAAAGTCCTCGGTAGACGTCTTTGACGCCACTCTTCTACTGCTTCTTGGGTCGATAAGGAGAGACGATTGATTTGACTCGTACTATAACGTTTACCATACAAACGCTCGAATACTCCAGAGATATCCTCCATCGTATTACCGCAGCTATATAGATAACCTGCTAGTTCTCCCATCTCTTTCTCTTGATCTTTGAGAACGCCTAAAATCAAGGGCATGAAGCCCTGCTGTCGAGTTCGGGGTACTCGTAATTCTAGCATATTACCACTCGCAAAGATGCGACGGGAGCGGTATCCATTGCTCACATCGCCACTATCTTCTTTATACAGTTCCCTCTCCCCTTGCATCGCTATTTCGATGATTAACTCCATTAAACGGCCAACTCCATTTGGCTCTGTCATCAAGTTTGATAGAATTTCCTTAAATTGCATTTGTGTAAGTCTCATCTTCTTGTTTATCTTTTGTTTTTAACTTTTCAAAGATAACATTCTTGGGACTTACACACTTTTTGGGGACAGTATCTGCAGGTACCGAATTAGGAGCGAAGCGGTGGGTTAATACTACGGTTGTGGTATAGAAAGCAATAAAATGACGTGAGATGGTGTGCTGCCAGTATTGTGGGTGGCAAACGACTTTCAAGTCTTTGAGGTACATTTTATCGGGTCTGCCTTTTGTGGTTTGTGGACTGCCATAGGTGCAATAATTGGAGGTGTTTCTGGTAGGTTGGTAGGTGCAATAACAGCGTATTAGTTATGGGAAAAAGTTTTTATATATATGCCACGTGTACAATTTCTTGTATACTGTATATTGTTCTGTTGACGGAGGCCATAGTAAACGGAAAAATATACTTGGCTGTGTTCTTTTCTTGTATGATGGTACTTGGACTTTCTGGAGCTCGTTCTTTAATAAAGAAAAATGAACGACTTTAGGTGAATTTACTGGAAAGCAAACAGTTGCACTCATATCTCCTTTTGGTGTAGCATTAGAAGGTTCTTGTTATTGAGTCAACGACATAAAGGTAATACTATTATTATTTTTCAAAAAGACATTTATTGGGGCCTTTTGTTTATTAATGTTTAAGGCGATTCAATTTGATTTACTTGAGGGATTAATACTACTTGTCTTTTGCGTAGTAGGTTTTTCTTCCTTCTTGATAAATATAAACCGTTGTTCAATAAATGTAGAGCAGCCATAATCGCCCTTCATTTTTATCAACACAAAAGAGTAAATTTTACAAGTTTCAAATCTGAATATGGCTCCACCACTTGTGGACTTGTTGTCTTACTTAGACTTGTTTCTCTTGCACAAAGGCTCTTATTGGACGAATTAGGGTCTTTTTTTCGCCACTTCTGCACTTTAGTATAATGTTCGCTATTCTCTGCGGTGGCTCTCGATCTGCCGTCTTCATATCACCAAGAACCGTTTGGATAGTCTTTTTCTTGAACTGCCCTTGCTTTTTCTAAATGGTTCATAGTGTTTCGTCCATTGCGTTTGTTTTGCATGATTTGAAGCCCTGTGTGGTCGGATATAATCTTGATTGGTAGGGTCGTCTTGTCACTCTCTTTATAGGCTTTGAGAGTGTCCAAAGCATTCTGTTTCGTGAAATGTTGCTCGGTCTTACCTGTAACGGTATCCATTCGTAGCACAAACTCTAAAATATCTTTCTTGACTTTCTCAAAGGGTACATTACACTTTTTACCATAGGTGGCTAAAAACATCAAACAATGATAGCGATGAGCAACCACCAAGGAGTAGCTATTCCAAATCTTGTTTTTTCACCAATCTTACACTGACCTATTAACCTCTTAAGTCTTATAGAGAAGCCCCCTCTAATATTCGCTTTTGATACCATTCGGGATAGAGGTCTTTCGCTTTTTTCTTGGTTCGTCGGTTGGTAGAATAGTTGACGGTAGCCTTGTTGGGGGTTGTAATGATAATTACTTGTGGTTTGTTGAATAAGTAAAGGCTGGAAAACATAATCGTTTTCCAGCCTTTACTTATTAGGTATTTAGCGAAAGCTAAATAATACTTTTTATGCAATGGTGATAAGAGTTGTTCCTTCTGGGACACTATCTCCTTCAGCAACTTCAATAGATGCAATAGTTCCAGCTTTTGGAGCTTTTACATCATTCTCCATCTTCATAGCCTCAAGGACTAGAAGTTTGTCGCCCTTCTTAACAGTATCACCAACCTTTGCGATGATCTTAATCACCACTCCAGGAAGTGGAGAAACCACAGGTGATCCACCAGCTGTGGGTGCTGCTGCAGGAGCTGCTGGCTCTGCTTTAGGTGCAGGAGCAGGTGTTGCTTCTGGCGCTGCTTGTATAGGCTTCTCAACTGGTGCAGGAGCTGCTACTACTGGAGCTGCTGCAGGAGCTGGTGCTGGAGCAGCAGCCTGTTGGGCAGGAGCCATATCCTCTAGTCTGACATCGTAATAAGTGCCGTTAACAGCCACTTTTGCGATACCATTTTCGATACCATTAATTTCCACCTCGTACTTAGTACCATTGATGGTGTATGCAAATTTCTTATTCATATCTTTTTGAATCTTTGTTTTGGTCTATTCAATATCTTTTTCAAAGAAATAGTAATCTATTCACAAGGATTACCATTGTCCAGGCATGCGACGTAAGGTTAGACCCTTATTCGCCCATGCAGATGTTTGTTGTTGGTTTTGCATTCTTGGAGATGTTGAACCACTTCTCACTGTCATGCCACCTTCATTTAGGTACTGGTAAAGAGCTGTAGCGATAGCTGCTTGAACCTCATCAGAGGCCTCTTCGTAGTTATTACCGCCTGTAATACTTTTACCATTGACATTCACATTGACATTGACCACTACTTGGATCCCGTCGTCGTTGTGTCTCATATATTTTATCCTTAATAAGTTATATCTATTCTTTTCGAAAAGAATTATAGAGGAATATTATCATGCTTTTTAGCAGGATTTTGTACCCTCTTATTCCTTAGCTGACGTAGTGCACGGGTGATGCGGAAGCGAGTATTGCTAGGTTCGATAACATCATCGATGTAGCCATAGCTAGCTGCATTATATGGGTTAGCGAAAGCCTTACGGTACTCAGCTTCTTTCTCAGCAGCAGCGGCAGCTGGATCTTCAGCAGCAGCAACCTCCTTAGCGAAGACTACTTCTACTGCACCACTTGGGCCCATTACTGCGATTTCTGCTGTAGGCCATGCGAAGTTAACATCACCACGTAGGTGCTTAGAGCTCATTACGATGTATGCACCACCGTAAGCCTTACGAAGGATAACTGTTACCTTTGGTACTGTAGCCTCTCCATAAGCGTATAGGATCTTAGCACCGTGAGTGATTACAGCATTGTACTCTTGTCCTGTACCTGGTAAGAATCCTGGTACGTCCACTAGGGTTACCAGTGGGATATTGAATGCGTCGCAGAAACGAACGAAACGAGCACCCTTACGGCTAGCGTTAACGTCCAGTGAACCAGCCTTAGATCTTGGTTGGTTAGCTACGATACCTACGCTCTGTCCTCCAAAGCGAGCAAATCCACAGATGATATTCTCCGCGAAGTCACGATGAACTTCTAGGAACTCGCCATTATCGATGATTGCACCGATGACATCATACATATCGTATGATTTATTTGGGTTTTCAGGAATGATCTCGTTAAGAGACTCTTCCATTCTGTCGATTGGGTCGTTGCACTCAAAGATAGGTGCTTCCTCCATATTATTAGATGGCATGAAGCTAAGCATGTGGCGAATAAGATTGATACCTTCTTTTTCGTCATCAACAGCAAAGTGAGCCACACCACTCTTAGATGCGTGTACTGAAGCACCACCAAGGTCCTCCTGGCTTACATCTTCGTGAGTCACGGTCTTGACCACCTTAGGACCAGTTAAGAACATGTAACTAGTACCACTAGCCATGATCGTAAAGTCAGTAAGTGCTGGAGAATATACAGCACCACCTGCACAAGGACCAAAGATAGCTGAGATCTGTGGTACGACACCACTAGCTAGGATGTTACGTTGGAAGATTTCTGCATAACCAGAGAGTGCATTCACACCTTCCTGAATACGTGCACCACCCGAGTCATTGATACCAATAACAGGAGCACCCATCTTCATGGCCTGATCCATTACTTTGCAGATCTTAGCAGCATGCATTTCACCCAAAGCACCACCGATAACGGTGAAGTCTTGAGCAAAAACATATACTAGACGACCATCAATGGTACCGCTACCAGTAACGACACCATCGCCATAAAATTTAGTCTTTTCTAGACCGAAGTTAGTAGAGCGGTGTTGAACGAACATATCCATTTCGTCAAAGCTACCTTCGTCTAGAAGCATATTGATACGCTCACGAGCAGTGTACTTACCACGGCTGTGTTGCTTCTCTATTCTCTTCTCTCCACCTCCTAGGCGAGCTTTTTCACGAAGCTCTTTCAGCTCCTGTATCTTATCTAATTGTGTTGACATATTTCCGATGTTTTATAATTCAAATTATTTTTCTGCAGGATTGTGGCAAAGCTCAGTTAGCACACTACCTGTACTCTTTGGGTGAAGGAATGCTATCTCTAGACCTTCTGCACCACCACGAGGATTTTTATCGATGAGTCGCACATCTTTCGCCTCTACATCGCGTAGTGACTTCTCTACATCATCTACACAGTATGCGATATGGTGTATACCCTCGCCTCGCTTTTCTATGAATTTTGCGATAGTGCTATCGGGGCTAGTAGGCTCTAGTAGCTCAATCTTTGTGTTGCTGTTGCCCACTTTGAAGAAAGCGGTTTTTACTTTCTGATCCTCTACAACCTCAATGTTGTAGCACTTCATTCCAAGCACACCTTCGTAGTATGGTAGGTGTTCTTCAATGCTCTTTACGGCAATTCCAAGATGCTCAATGTGTGAGATGTTCATACTTTTGCTTTATTAATAGGGTTTATAATTAATGTTGTTTCTATCCCATATACTGTCCATAAAGTGTTAAGAGACCCATCCTCCCTCATCTTTAGTGATGAGGTGAAGAAGTGTTTGCACATTATTGACCAATGCAAATATATACTATTTTCTTTATATTATGAACGTTTTTCTCGTTAAACTTGCTATAAAGAGGCATTAAAATGCTTGAAAAATAGCATTTCTTTAGATGCCTTTAATGGATTAATTTCATATAGGCTGTCTAAATAAAAGAGGTGTAACTGATCAGTTACACCTCTTTTATTTAGACAACACTAACTTTTGTTGTTATTGGAGAGCATCAAGGAAGAAGCGTTGAGTAGCATATCTCGCAAATTCCTTGTCCTTCAGGATCGTTGGGGCGATGGATGGATTAATCTTTACCGCCTCTGTGATTCCCTTCTGGATGATATCGGTTTGTGATGTACGTGCTCCAATTAGGGCCTGTAGGTAGTATGTCATCTCATCCCTCTTTGTGGTCATGTCGAATAGCTCCAAAGCTCTGTTGTAGTCCTTATTTAGGATTTGAGCTAGGATACCATTATTTGTACGAGCATCGTATAGAGCCTTAGCTGCTTCAGGGTACTTACCTTGCTTGATGTAGATGAGCCCAAGCGCTTCATTTAATTCAGGTACACCAGATACCTGCCCGATGAGTGTTTGTGCCTCATTATCGTCACCTTCGAGCATCTTGATTAACCCCATGTTCATCATCGTCTCGGGTGTTACGATGTTATTTGCTCTGTCGATAGACTGAGCTTTTTCGAAGTATTGTTTTGCTAATGCGTAGTTGCCTTCTTTGTAAGCCAGTGCACCGAGGTTATTGTAAGCCCGTGGCTCATTAGGGGAGACCTGTGTCGCAGATGTATATATAGCACGTTGACGGCTTATGTCGTTGGTAAGAGTCGCTGCATACAGCAACTCCTCTAGGTTGAGCATCCCT
Proteins encoded in this window:
- a CDS encoding IS256 family transposase, which produces MQFKEILSNLMTEPNGVGRLMELIIEIAMQGERELYKEDSGDVSNGYRSRRIFASGNMLELRVPRTRQQGFMPLILGVLKDQEKEMGELAGYLYSCGNTMEDISGVFERLYGKRYSTSQINRLSLSTQEAVEEWRQRRLPRTLEALVIDATYLPVRRGESVSKEAFFVVMSLDSEGRRDIVGVYNNPTEGSGIWGEFFEDLKSRGLEEVGLIISDGLNNIEEVACEHFTEVEVQLCTVHLQREITRKIRPRDKSAIASDLQEVFSKDGSRSSPLDGLESFKNFAFRWRKSYPFLTKIANGQRIEYYFTYLKYDVSVRKYIHSTNWIERFNRQVKKGARYKCALPSVESALHLIGSIAINANYLKKRIGDLTLGLRKNNEK
- a CDS encoding biotin/lipoyl-containing protein, which codes for MNKKFAYTINGTKYEVEINGIENGIAKVAVNGTYYDVRLEDMAPAQQAAAPAPAPAAAPVVAAPAPVEKPIQAAPEATPAPAPKAEPAAPAAAPTAGGSPVVSPLPGVVIKIIAKVGDTVKKGDKLLVLEAMKMENDVKAPKAGTIASIEVAEGDSVPEGTTLITIA
- a CDS encoding acyl-CoA carboxylase subunit beta, whose translation is MSTQLDKIQELKELREKARLGGGEKRIEKQHSRGKYTARERINMLLDEGSFDEMDMFVQHRSTNFGLEKTKFYGDGVVTGSGTIDGRLVYVFAQDFTVIGGALGEMHAAKICKVMDQAMKMGAPVIGINDSGGARIQEGVNALSGYAEIFQRNILASGVVPQISAIFGPCAGGAVYSPALTDFTIMASGTSYMFLTGPKVVKTVTHEDVSQEDLGGASVHASKSGVAHFAVDDEKEGINLIRHMLSFMPSNNMEEAPIFECNDPIDRMEESLNEIIPENPNKSYDMYDVIGAIIDNGEFLEVHRDFAENIICGFARFGGQSVGIVANQPRSKAGSLDVNASRKGARFVRFCDAFNIPLVTLVDVPGFLPGTGQEYNAVITHGAKILYAYGEATVPKVTVILRKAYGGAYIVMSSKHLRGDVNFAWPTAEIAVMGPSGAVEVVFAKEVAAAEDPAAAAAEKEAEYRKAFANPYNAASYGYIDDVIEPSNTRFRITRALRQLRNKRVQNPAKKHDNIPL
- the mce gene encoding methylmalonyl-CoA epimerase, whose protein sequence is MNISHIEHLGIAVKSIEEHLPYYEGVLGMKCYNIEVVEDQKVKTAFFKVGNSNTKIELLEPTSPDSTIAKFIEKRGEGIHHIAYCVDDVEKSLRDVEAKDVRLIDKNPRGGAEGLEIAFLHPKSTGSVLTELCHNPAEK